The following nucleotide sequence is from Oceanibaculum indicum P24.
CTCGCGGGTTTCCACCACGCCGCCATTGGAGCCGACGACGCCGACCGACAGCTCATGCCCCTCGCCGATCGAGCCCTGGCCGCTGATGGTGGTGGCGACCGGCGCGCCCAGCGCCTGAGCCAGCTTCAGCAGGATGGCCTCGGCGCCGGCGATGACCACGCCGCCGCCGCAGACGAACAGCGGCTTCTTCGCCGCCAGAATCAGTTCGGCTGCCTTCTCCACATCCTTCGGGTCCGGCCCGTAGCGGCGCGAGGGGTAAGCGCCCATCTCCGGCTCGGCCCAGACATCGCTCTCGTCCACCGGGCCCTTCTGCACATCGAACGGCAGGCCCAGATGCGCGGCACCCGGCTTGCCGCTGGTCATCTGCTGGAAGGCGGCGCGCAGCGTGCGCGGGATATCGACCGACCGGTCGATGACCGTGTTGTACTTGGACAGCGGGCGGAACAGCGCGTTCTGGTCCAGCTCCGTCAGCGTGTAGCGGCCGCGCGAGGAGACCGCGATGTCGGTGGTCACCGCCAGGATCGGGATCGAGCTTTCATTGGCTTCCACCACGCCCGGCAGGATGTAGGTGGCGCCGCCGCCGCTCGGCCCCTCGCAGATGCCGACCTTGCCCGACGTGCGGGCATAGCCGTCCGCCATATAGGAGGCCGAGCGCTCATCGCGGGTCAGGATGTGCTTGATGCCATGGTCCAGGCGGTAGAAGGCGTCGTACAGCGGCAGGCTGGTGTCGCCGCACAGGCCGAACACGATCTCCACCTTGTGGTGCTGAAGCATGCGCACGAAGGCTTCGGCGCCGGAAAGCTGATTGGTTGCCATGGATGGCCTCTCTTGAACGGCTGGCGGATGGGCTGGATGGCCGGAAGGGATGATCGGACCGGCAAACCGGCCCGTCAACGAAATATGATGACAGATTTGTCAACAATCTCGTCAGCAATGTCAAGATGGCGGTGTTTCGAGGGAATTTAAGTACCGGATTTTGAAAACAGCACTCCTGACACTCTTTCCGTCACCCCCGGTCTTGTACCGGGGGTCCAGGGTTCAGCCCGCAAGGGCGATGCCGAAGCAAGCCGAGGCCTGGATTCCCGCAACAAGTGCGGGAATGACGAATTTAGAAAGCTTGGGAAAGGGCCGGTATTCTGGTCACTGCGCGCCCTGGAAGCTGATATCGGCGATGCGGGCCAGCGTGTGGCCGGGCTGGTCGTCGGCGTCGGCGGAAATCGCGATATAGGCGACCGGCGGCGGCGCATAACCGAAGAAGCGCCGGAAATCGGCCTTCAGATCGACGCTCTCGGTAACCCAGTCGCGAAGCGGCGCATTTCCGGCGCGCAGGATGACGATGCGCCCCTCATCGCCCAGATAGGGGCTGACCAGCACCTCCCCCGCCTTCTGGATGCCGCCCCAGGTGTAGGTGATGACCCGGCCGGGTGGCGGTGCGCCCATCATGCGGGCGGCGAGCGAGCGCATGAAATCGCTGGTGCTCTCATCCTGTTCGAACCCGACATGCAGGGCGATGGGACGGTCCGCGCGCTCCTTCCGGCCAAGATCGACCGGCTCGATATCCGACCGGTCCACCCGCCAGCGCCAGGACAGCACCGGCTTGTCCGCCTCTGCCTTCCCGGCACTGCGGTAGAGCACGGCGACGCTGCCCTTCGCCTCCACCTCGATGCCGCCCTGTTCCAGCTGCCGGAATTGTGCGGGCGGCGGATCGAAGGTCAGCAGCTTCCAGCCAGCCCCGGTCAGCGCCGGATCGACCGGCTGCGCCGAAGCGAACCCGGGCAGCGCCAACAGGCACAAAAGCACAGCGGCAAGGATGCGGGCGAAACGGACCATACCCATAAAGAAAGGCCGGGGCCGCGTCGGAACAAGGAAATCCCGAAAATAAAGCTGGCGCGCTAGACAGGGCCAGGGCGGATTTTATAGTGGCAGATGAAGATGAGGCATTCCTAACCCGATGGAATGGAGGGGTGATGGCGCTTTCCGAAACTGCCCTTGCTATCGTCGGCAATGGCGACCTGTATCGCTGGAACAAGGCCGCGCCAGTTGGCACGCCGGTTGTCGTGACCTATGCGTTTTCAAGCACCAAGCCCGCTTACGACGGCAACCCCCGCACAGACTTCACCGCCTTCTCGTCGACACAGCAGGCCCATGCGAAGCTGGCGCTGGATGCCTGGGCGGCCGATAACGGCATCGCCTTCGTCGAGGTGCCGGAAAGTGCTGGCGGGCAGATCCGATTCGCCCTGTTCGATTTCAACGCCGACGGCATCGATTTCAGCGGCTTCGCCTACTACCCCAGTTACGTCACCATCACCCAGAACGGCGTGCGCAGCACGGAGAACAGCTATAACGGCCTCGGCGGCGACGTGTTCATGGATGTGGTAGGATTCGGCGGCGACAGCAGCATGGCACCGCGCGAACGCGGCTTTTCGCTGCTGCTGCACGAGATCGGCCATGCGCTGGGCTTCAAGCATCCCTTCGAGGGCGACCCCAGGATCGTGGATAGCGCAGCCGTTGGTACCCAGACCCTGCTGTCCTACGAACGCTCACGTTCCGCCACGGAGATCGGCCCGGCGGACCGCGAAGCCATGCAATATTATTACGGCACGGCGAGCTACGCGACGGAATGGGACCCCACCACTCTGACGCTGCGACAGACCGGCACCAGCAACGGCGAGTGGATTCTGGGTACCGAGCTGGGCGATGTGATCTATGGCCAGTTCGGCGGCGATACGCTGATGGGTGGCCTCGGCAATGACGAGCTGCGCGGCGGCAAGGGCCGCGATTCCATCATGGGCGGGGACGGCAACGACACGATTTATTCCGGCCTCGGCTTCGACACGCTGACCGGCGGAGCCGGCGACGATGTGTTCATTGTACGCGGCTACGATTCGCGTTTTCCCAACGCCGACCTTGAGCCGACCATCACCGATTTCGGCAATGGCAATGACCGGATCGGCATCGAAGGGGTTACAGACGGTCAGATCGCCGGAATCCTCGCCACGCAGCAGAGCGTGTCCGGGCAGGTCGGCGTAACGATCAATGTGACGGGCACGAAAACGGCGACCATCACCGTGCTGGGCGTCTCAAGGCTGGACAGCAGCGACGTGTTTGCGGCGACAGACCTGATCGCCTGACAGCCTATTTGCGGGCGATGACGCCGTCTAGCAGAGGTCCGAGCGCGCCCAGCTTGCGGCGGCTGGCCTGCAGATCGACCGCGTTCCGGTCGGCCAGAATCCAGGGCAGCGGCCTGTTATCCAGCTTCACATCGGCGAACATCTCGGCCTGCGTCAGCCTTCCGTCGCCATTCAGATCGTAATTGGAAAACAGGGTCGGCAGCCCCGCCGAATCGACCAGCATCAGCCCCATGACGATGGAGCCCTGCTGGCGCGGCGGCAGGCTCTTGCCCTTGGTCAGCACCCATTGTTCGGTCAGCCGGCGCACGCGCTGGATTTCGGCAAGCTCCAGCACGCCGTCGCGGTTGGCGTCGGCAAAGGCCCAGCCGGCATCGATGCAGCGCTGCGCCGGCTTGATCTCGCAGACCGACCGGTTGGTCTCGATCAGCCGGTCCAGCGCCGGCACGTCTGCCAGAACGGCGGCTGGCAGCAGCAGGGCAGCAGCGAAGGTGAAGCGCGAAAGAGTTTTCATGCCGTCTAGATAAGCCGAACTTCGCGGCAAGACGAAGGCAAAACGCCTCATATTCCCTCTCCCCTTGCGGGAGAGGGACGCGGAGGCTTAGTCGCGAAGCGAATTAGCCGCAGCTGGGTGAGGGGTAATGCCAAGGACAGTGCCGCCCCCTCACCCGGTTCGCTATCGCTCACCACCCTCTCCCGCCAGGGGAGAGGGTTTCTGCACATCCCCCCGCCCCCCCTGCATGCCGCCATGCGCGCCACGCCGCCGATAAGCGATTGCGCATGAAGCCCGCCCGCGCTGCAATAGCCTCAATAACAAAGGGGAGCTTCATGAGCACGACACGCATCGCCGATATCGGCTGGGCCATCCTGTGGGACGCGGAGGCGAAACGGCACGTCTACAGGCAGGGCATCGACATCGTCTTCACCGACGACCGCATCACCCATATCGGCCCCGGCTATACCGGCCCAGTGGACAAGACCATCGACGGCACAGGCCTCATGGTCATGCCGGGGCTGGTCGATATCCATTCCCACCTGCTGTCGGAGAATGTCGGGCGCGGCGTCACCGAGGAGATCGGCAACCCGGCGCTGTACATGAGTGGCGTCGCCGACCCGAAGCCTTTGTTCCTGCCCGGCCATTCGATGGACAGCGACACGCTGGCCGCCGAAGGGCTGCGCGCCGCCACGCGCATGGCGATCTCGGAGCTGCTGCTGAGTGCCACCACCACGGTGGTCGATCTCGCCATCCCCTATGAGGGCTGGCTGGACACGCTGGCCGAGACCGGCATCCGCTCCGTCGCCGCGCCGATGTACCGCTCCGCCGCCTGGGTCGCGCGCACCGGCCACACGGTCGAGTATGACTGGGACGAGAAGGCCGGCCGCAAGGCGATGGACGCCGCCTTCCGCACCATGGACCTGGCCGTGCAGCATCCCAGCGGGCGGTTGTCCGCCATGGTCAGCCCGGCGCAGGTCGATACCTGCTCCGTCGAGCTGCTGCGCGACAGCAACGACATGGCGAAGGAGCGTAACTGGCCGATCACCCTGCATACCGGCCAGTGCGTGTGGGACCATCTGGAGATCACCCGCCGGCATGGCCTCACCCCCGTGCAGTGGCTGGGCGATATCGGCCTGCTGTCGGACCGCATGATCCTCGCGCATGCCATCTTCCTGGACCACCATTCCTGGATCCGCTGGCACACCCATCGCGACGTGCCGTTGCTGGCCGAGACCGGCACCCGTGTCGCGCATTGCCCGCTGGTGTTCAGCCGCTATGGCCAGATGATGGAAAGCTTCGGCCAGTATGTGAAGGCCGGCGTCGCCATGGCCATCGGCACCGACACCCAGCCGCACAACATGCTGGAGGAGATGCGCCTCGCCGCCACGCTGGGCCGGATCGGCGGCCGGCATGTGGAGGACACCAACATCGGCGAGGTGTTCCATGCCGCCACCATCGGCGGGGCGGAGGCGCTGGGCCGCGATGATCTGGGCCGCATTGCCGTTGGCGCCAAGGCCGATATCGTGCTGGTCGATCTCGCCCACCCCGCCATGCGGCCGGTGCGCGACCCGCTGCGCAGCCTGGTCTATTCCGCCGCCGACCGCGCGGTCCGGGAAGTCTATGTCGATGGCCGCCAGCTGGTGCGCGACGGCAAGGTGCTGACGGTGGACCGCGACGAGGCCGCCGACACGCTGCAGAAGGTGCAGACCGACATGCTGCAGGCTGTTTCCAAGCGCGACCGGCTGCACCGCAAGGCAGAACAGGTCTCCCCGCTGTCGCTGGCGCGGGGATGATTCGCAAAACTGTCATTGCCGGGCTTGACCCGGCAATCCAGAGCCACGGTCTGAAACTGTGCAGGCATGGCGCCGCCCCTGGATGCCCGGATCAAGTCCGGGCATGACAAACGAAACCAAAACAACAACCAAAATCTGGAGGAATTGATGGAACGGATCGGCTTTATCGGGCTTGGGGCGATGGGCCGCCCGATGGCGCGCAACCTGCTGCGCGGTACCGGCGCGCAAATGATCGTCTATGACATGAACCCGGACGCGGTGGCAGCATTGGTCGCCGAGGGGGCGACAGCCGCCGGCAGCATCGCCGAGGTCGCGGCCAATGCCGACATCATCGTCACCATGCTGCCGGACTCGCCGGATGTGGAGGCGGTCGTGCTCGGCCCCGGCGGGCTGGCCGAGTCGGCCGGCGCGGAAATGCTGGTGATGGATATGAGCACCATCGACCCGTCCGTCACCGACCTGCTGTCGAAGGCGCTGGGCGAGCGCGGCCACGGCTTCGTCGATGCGCCGGTCGGGCGCACCGTGACCTTCGCCGAACAGGGCAAGTCACTGTTCATGGTCGGCGCCAGCTCCAACGATTTCGGCCGTGTGAAGCCGCTGCTGGAGGCGATGGGCAACACCATCCATCATTGCGGCGCGCCGGGGGCCGGCATCCGCACCAAGCTGGTGAACAACTACATCGCCATCGTGATGAACCAGGTGAATGCCGAGGCGCTGGCGCTGATCCAGCATTTCGGCCTCGCGCTGCAGCCGACGCTGGACGTGGTGAACGGCACCACGGCGACCAACGGCCACCTCGTCACCAACTACCCGTCAAAGGTGCTGAAGGGCGATCTCGACCCCGGCTTCCGGGTGAAGCTGGCCGATAAGGACCTGAACCTGGCGCTGGACGCGGCACGGACCGCCGACATCCCGATGTTCCTCGGCCATGCGGCACGCGAATGCTATGGCCTTGCCCGGGCGTCGGGGCATGCGGAGACCGACTGGACCGTGCTGGTCGATCTCGCCTGCGCCCGCGCCGGGCTGAAGCCGCCGCGTCTGTAGGGGGCCTTAGCGGATCAGCTGCTCGATGAAGCCCTCGCCGAGGCCGTTCTGGCGGTAATAGGCGCGGAACTTCTCGATGCGGGTGAACACATCCTCATAGCCGGTCTGCTTGCCGTTCTCATCGACATAGAGCAGAGGGCCCATATTGTGGAACAGCGTGGTCATGTGCCCGACCTTGGGATCGACCACCAGCGTATGGGTCTCGCCCGCCGGCTCGAAGATGAAGGTGCCCTTGGTGGCGACCCAGTCATGCTCCAGGTAGCCCCAGGCGCCGTCCAGCGTGTAGCCGGTGACCATCGCCGGATGGCGGTGCCGGCTGACGATCCCGCCGGCCTTCGCCTTCAGGATGTTCACCCAGCTGCCCTGCACGACATTCAGCATCAGCGGGCGGATCCAGACATTGTCGGAAAGCTGCATCCACATGCGCTCATCATCGCCGGAAGTGTCGATCACCAGTTCCGGCGCCGCATCCATCGGCAGCGGGACACGCACGAAATTCTTGCCCGGCTTGCCCGGCGCAAGCTCCTCCGTCATCGGCACCACATTGCTGCTCATCTTGTAAATCCTCCCAAAGGGCTATTGGCCAGAGTGGCTATTGGCTTCAGGCGACAGCATACACATAAGAAAAGCCGGTTAAACACTGCGCGCGGCGCATGGGCACCACGCGGGAGATTCACAGGAGCGGGATTCTGCACTAGCATCCGCAGCGATGATGAGACGCCCTACCCTTTCCCTGGCACTCGCCGCCCTGCTGGCCCTCACGGCATTGCCGGCGGGCGCGACGCCGCTGGTCGATCAGCAGCACACCATGGCGCTTGGCTGGGACTATAAGGGGCAGACTGGCCCCGCCTTCTGGAGCAGCCTGTCGCCATCCTACTGGGCCTGCGGCAATGGCATCCGGCAATCGCCCATCGATGTGACAGCGGTCACCCTGGCCGACCTGCCGCCGCTGACGCTGAAATATCCCGGCGGCGCGCTGTCGGTGATGAATACCGGGCGCGTACTGAAGCTGCGCGGCGGGCCGCGTGACGTGCTGGATAGCGGCTGGAGCGCCTACAATCTGCGCCACATCGATATCCGCGTGCCGGCCGAGCACCGGCTGGACGGGCGGGAATTCGCCGCCGAGTTGCAGCTTGTGCATCAGCGCGCCGACGGCCATGTGGCGATCCTGTCGGTGCTGATGGATGAGGGGCGCCCGAACCGCGGCATCGACCGGGTGCTGGCCGCCCTGCCCAGCGGATCGGGGCTAGAGCGCACCCTGCCCGACCAGAGCTTTTCCGCCCACGAACTGCTACCCGACGATCTCTCCTACGCCCGCTACACCGGGTCGCTGACCGTGCCGCCCTGCACCGAGCGGGTCGACTGGTTCGTGCTGCGGCGCCCGCTCACCCTGTCCGCCGAACAGGCGCGCCTGCTGCGCGAGGCGGTCGGCGGCACCGGCAATGCCCGCCCGCTGCAACCGCGCAATGGCCGGGAAATCCCCGCTACCCGCAACTGACGGATCAGCGGGGCGCCGGCGGCGGTTCCGCGCCGCCCCTATCGCCGAAGAACCGGAACAGGTCGCGCAGGAAGCCCGGTGCCAGCGCGGTCAGCGGATTCACCGTGATGCGCGGATTTTCCGACGGTCCGTCGAGGCGGAACTCGGTCGCCAGCAGCCCCTCATCCTTGCCGCCGACGATCAGCGGGCCCAGCAGCGGGATCGAGCCCAGCGCCTGGCTCAGCTGATAGGCCGGCACGATCAGCCCGGAGAGGTCGAGATTGCCCTTCCCGTCATCGATCACGCCGTCGACCGACAGGCCGATGGCCGCCCCCACAGCACGGGCATTGCGGATGCGCGTCACCTTCTCCTTGCGCTCGATATCGGCGGTCAGGCGGGTGAAGGCGATGCCCTCGCCGGCCAGCGCCGACTGGATATCCTTGGACGCGGTGACACGCAGCACCTCGGCCAGCGCCTCGGCGCGCACGATGCGGAAATCGGCGATGTCGAGCGCCGCCTGCATCGGCTTGCGGAAATCGTCAAAATCACCGCGGCCATCGGCACGCAGGCGGCCGCCCACCATGCGGTCGAACAGGCCGAAACTGCGCAGCGCAGCGCCGGCATCGTCCGACACCAGGATGAATTCGTGCCCGCCGCCGGTGGCCGGCGTGGCCACGAGGTCGAAGCGCCCCGCCTCCGCCAGCCGCCCGGCCAGCTTCACATCGCGCCAGGTCGTGCCGTCATGCACCAGATTGGCCTCGACCCCATCGAGCAGCCGGTCATCCTCCAGCAACACACGCTGGAACCGGCCATTCACCTGCAAGGGCGGGAAGCTGGGCGGCGTATCGTCCGCCGTGTCCTCATTCTCGTCCTCTTCCAGGACCGGGCGCAGATCGAGGTTGCGCCCCGACATATCGATCAGCAACAGCCCGTCAGGCTGCCGGACGACGCTGCCCGCGATATCGGTCTCTCCCAGCTTCAGCTCGGTGAAATCGACGCGGCGCAGATGCTCGAAATCCGGCATGAACACCGCCTGCCCGGCCGCCGCCAGATCGGAAGCCGCAATCTGGAACCGCTCGAAGCGGGGATCGCCACTCTTCGGGATCACGATATCCAGCCGCGCCGTGCCGGCGGTCTGCGGCGGCTTGCTCCAGCCCACCTCCGGCAGCGACAGGGTGGCATCGAGCAGATCGTGGGTCGCCGATATGCGATCCGTACCGTCGCTGGCCTGCCGGTAGTCAATCTCGGTCGGGACCGGGCCGGTGACATAGGGTTGCAGGAAATCGAACCCAAGCCGCTTGCGCGCGGCATCGTCCAGCGCACCGGACGCCGTGATGCGCCGGCGCACCGGGACGTTGGTGCGGAATTCCTCACGCCAGGTCAGCGGGATCGGCACATCGGAGAAGCGGCCCGTTCCCTTGATGGTCATGCCGCGCCCGTCCAGCGTCAGCGCCAGCTCGCCATCCTTGAAATCCTGGTCCAGCAGGATTTTCTTCAGCGCGACGTCGCGCATGTTGGCCGCCGCCGCCAGCTTCACCCGGTCGAGGCCCAGATCATTCACCAGCGGGAACTGGAACACCAGCCGCGCCGCCGCCAGCCCGTCCACATTGGCCGGCGGAATGCCCAGCGCGGTCGCATAATCCAGCGGCTTGTGGTCGATGACGCGCATGACGTCGCGCAACGGGCCGCGCACCACCACCTCGATGTCAGCCTGTTCGGAATCGCCATCGAGGCCGGTCATGTCGATGGTCGCAGGACCGGCCACCAGATCGTAAAGCCGGCCGCTCTCCACCTCGATTTTGAACCGTCCGGGCGAGAATTCCGCGCGCCCCGCCGTCTCCAGCACCGGCGGCAAGGGGCGCATATAATGGGTGGTCACGCCGTCAAAGGCGATCTCGCCGTTGAAATCCTCCACCTCGATAGCGCCGGGATCGTCCCGTGCCATCTTCCCGCGCAGCGAGATGCGCGCCCGCGACACGCCGCCGCCTTCCAGATTCTTCGTCACCCAGTCGCGCGGATTGCGCCCCACCTCGCGCGGCCAGTATCCGGCCAGATCGTCGGTGGCGACATTCTCCGCCACCGCCTCGGCCACCAGCCCGTAGCTGCCGGTATCGCCGACATCGATCAGTGTGCCGGTCAGGCTGAGGCGCGGCCCGGCCTTGGCCGCCGTCCCCAGATCGATAACCAGGCTGGGCAGCATCAGCATCTTGCTGTCGCGGCGGTAGGTCAGGCTGGCCTCGATGGCGCGCACCGGCAGCGGCAAATCGTACAGCGTCGGCAGCTCGATCTGGCCGCTCTCTCCGCGCACCTGCACCTCGATGCTGCGCGCGATGGTCAGCGCCTCAGCCTCGACCTCCAGGCTGCCGGACAGCGGCAGGCCGATGGCGCTCAGCGCCGCCAGCTCCGGCACCTTGCGGGCCAGCACATCCGGCTCCAGCCCGCTGAATTCCACGGACAGGCGCGAGGTGCGGTCGGTCAGCCGGTGGCTGCCGTCAAAGCTGAGGATCAGCGGCATGGTGCCGACATCGAATTCCAGCCGCCCGCGGCTGCGCAGCCCGCGTTCGCCGCGCCGCAGCAATATGTCGGCGCTGGGTACCGACCAGCGCGTGCCCAGCGCCAGATCGATGATGGTCAGGCTGGCGCGCCGCACGCGCACAACCTCCAGATAGCCGGTGATGCTGCCGGGATCGGGCGCGCGGTTCAGCTCGTCCAGGATGGCGGAGAGCGCATCGCCACCCGCCGCCGGCTGTGCAGGTTCCGCCCCTTCCGGCGGCCCAAGCCTGAGGCTGCCGTCGCGCAGCCGCACGACCGAGAAGGAGGGTTCGACCGCTTCGATCTCCACCGGCGCCAGCAGGCCGCGCAGCAAGCCGCGCAGGCTGAAGCGGATCTGGATCGCCGGTACTGTCGCGGTCGGCCCGCCCGCATCGCCGGCGATACGGGCATCCGTCGCCTCCAGCTTCAGGGATTTTTCTTCCGCCTCCCAGACGATCTGCGTGCGCTCCAGCGCGACATCGTAGCCCGGCAGGGCCTGTTCGAGGGCGGCTTCGGTATAGGTGCGCAGGAAATCCAGCGGGATTGGCCCGGCGGTCAAGCGCCAGAAGGCCAGCATCAGCAGAACGCTGAGCGCCGCGACCGAGCCGGCCATCACCTCAAGGGCGATGACGGCGCTTCGCCGCAAGGTCGGGCGCCGAATCACTGTGTTTCATTCCTCCCGCTGCGGGATTTAGGCTTGCGCGACCGCCGAACGACCGTCATGCAGAGGCTTGACGCCGGCATCGCGACCACCCCCAGCATAGCGTTATGACCAATTTGACCCTTCTACTTCAATCAAAACAACAGCCGCGCCCGGCAAACCCGCAGGCCGCCTCCATCGGCATGGAGCGCTGGATCGAGACCGCCGACCGCACCGACGATCCGGACCTGGCCGGCTTCGCCCGGCAGATGGCGGAAACGCCCGATGCCCGCGCCCTGCTGGAGGCGCTGTTTGGCAACTCGCCCTTCCTGACAGACTGCCTGCTGAAGGATATCGGCTTTGCCCGGCTGCTGTTCCAAGACGGTGTGGACCAGGGTTTCGCCAATGCCCTCGCCCAATGTGATCTAGCCGGCGAAAGCGACGATATGAAGGCGCTGATGAAGGAGCTGCGCCGCGCCAAGCGCCAGGCGGCCCTGTCCATCGCGCTTGCCGACATCACCGGGCAATGGACGCTGGAGCAGGTAACGCAGGCGCTGAGTGCGCTGGCCGAACGCAGCCTTCAGGTCGGCGCCGACTTCCTGCTGCGGATGCTGGCGAAGCAGGGCAAGCTGCCGCTCGCCAACCCGGACAATCCCAGCGAGGGTAGTGGCCTCGTCATCCTGGGCATGGGCAAGCTGGGCGCGCGGGAACTGAACTATTCCAGCGATATCGATCTGATCGTCTTCTATGACGACGAGCTCCCGCTCTATGCGGAGATCGAGAGCCTGCGCCAGCCGATGGTGCGCCTGACCCAGGATCTGGTGAAGATCATCGAGGAGCGCACAGTGGACGGCTATGTCTTCCGCACGGATCTGCGCCTGCGCCCCGATCCCGGCGCCACGCCAGTCGCGGTGTCGGTGGCGGCGGCGGAATCCTACTACACCAGCGTCGGCCAGAACTGGGAACGCGCCGCCATGATCAAGGCCCGGCCGGTTGCCGGCGATATCGAGGCCGGCCAGCGCTTCCTGTCGCACATCGCGCCCTATATCTGGCGCAAGCATCTGGATTTCGCGGCGATCCAGGACATCCATTCGATCAAGCGCCAGATCGCCGCGCACAAGGGCGGGCGGACCATTGCGGTGCTGGGCCACAATATCAAGCTGGGGCGCGGCGGCATCCGCGAGATCGAATTCTTTGCGCAGACCCAGCAGCTGATCTGGGGCGGGCGCAACGCCGACCTGCGCATTTCCGACACCTGCAGCGCGCTGGACGCGCTGGTCCGCGCCGGACGCATCACCGAGGCGGTGGCCGAGGAGATGAAGACGGCCTACCGCTTCCTGCGCCAGGTCGAGCACCGGCTACAGATGATCGAGGATGCCCAGACCCAGACCCTGCCGAAGGACGATGCCGGTATCGAGCGGCTGGCCGCCTTCCTGGCCTATCCCGATGGCGAGGCCTTCCGGCGC
It contains:
- a CDS encoding YhdP family protein; the encoded protein is MIRRPTLRRSAVIALEVMAGSVAALSVLLMLAFWRLTAGPIPLDFLRTYTEAALEQALPGYDVALERTQIVWEAEEKSLKLEATDARIAGDAGGPTATVPAIQIRFSLRGLLRGLLAPVEIEAVEPSFSVVRLRDGSLRLGPPEGAEPAQPAAGGDALSAILDELNRAPDPGSITGYLEVVRVRRASLTIIDLALGTRWSVPSADILLRRGERGLRSRGRLEFDVGTMPLILSFDGSHRLTDRTSRLSVEFSGLEPDVLARKVPELAALSAIGLPLSGSLEVEAEALTIARSIEVQVRGESGQIELPTLYDLPLPVRAIEASLTYRRDSKMLMLPSLVIDLGTAAKAGPRLSLTGTLIDVGDTGSYGLVAEAVAENVATDDLAGYWPREVGRNPRDWVTKNLEGGGVSRARISLRGKMARDDPGAIEVEDFNGEIAFDGVTTHYMRPLPPVLETAGRAEFSPGRFKIEVESGRLYDLVAGPATIDMTGLDGDSEQADIEVVVRGPLRDVMRVIDHKPLDYATALGIPPANVDGLAAARLVFQFPLVNDLGLDRVKLAAAANMRDVALKKILLDQDFKDGELALTLDGRGMTIKGTGRFSDVPIPLTWREEFRTNVPVRRRITASGALDDAARKRLGFDFLQPYVTGPVPTEIDYRQASDGTDRISATHDLLDATLSLPEVGWSKPPQTAGTARLDIVIPKSGDPRFERFQIAASDLAAAGQAVFMPDFEHLRRVDFTELKLGETDIAGSVVRQPDGLLLIDMSGRNLDLRPVLEEDENEDTADDTPPSFPPLQVNGRFQRVLLEDDRLLDGVEANLVHDGTTWRDVKLAGRLAEAGRFDLVATPATGGGHEFILVSDDAGAALRSFGLFDRMVGGRLRADGRGDFDDFRKPMQAALDIADFRIVRAEALAEVLRVTASKDIQSALAGEGIAFTRLTADIERKEKVTRIRNARAVGAAIGLSVDGVIDDGKGNLDLSGLIVPAYQLSQALGSIPLLGPLIVGGKDEGLLATEFRLDGPSENPRITVNPLTALAPGFLRDLFRFFGDRGGAEPPPAPR